The Acidobacteriota bacterium genome includes a region encoding these proteins:
- a CDS encoding AraC family transcriptional regulator: protein MRGGREVTMRLGNDDYLEPRTLAPHALESTIPQVSCADPSPEAACFFWHEMALFIGPALRSAPHGHFCVELTLALDGELEVNPEGGGGATGLGGVLIGSNVPHHHRMHGSRAAQLIVGPLTTPGMALRASLGTRPIGFIRPANVEPFRAALHRLIGCDDIAAALRVARSLVRHFSALGPVAPADGRVLQAMHRLLRDFTLNTPVREFAEEAGLSESRLSHLFRTHVGVPLRTYRRWLRLRAGVLFGLSGWDLAAAANEAGFSDQADFSRACREAFGVAPSVIVQAPTSLWVGETPAGRGLMPDLTAGSIKSVTRKGKRP from the coding sequence ATGAGGGGCGGGAGAGAGGTCACGATGCGGCTTGGCAACGACGATTACCTGGAGCCCCGCACGCTAGCCCCGCATGCGCTCGAGTCGACGATTCCCCAGGTTTCTTGTGCCGATCCCTCCCCCGAGGCGGCCTGCTTCTTCTGGCACGAGATGGCTCTCTTTATCGGGCCTGCGCTCCGATCGGCTCCGCATGGTCATTTTTGCGTCGAGTTGACGCTGGCGTTGGATGGGGAGTTGGAAGTGAATCCGGAGGGCGGAGGCGGCGCCACCGGACTGGGCGGCGTGCTGATCGGCTCCAACGTACCGCACCATCACCGCATGCACGGCAGCCGAGCGGCGCAACTCATCGTCGGCCCGCTGACGACCCCCGGCATGGCTCTCCGCGCGAGTCTTGGAACCCGGCCGATCGGTTTCATCAGACCGGCGAACGTGGAACCGTTTCGCGCGGCGCTACACCGTTTGATCGGCTGCGACGACATCGCAGCGGCTCTTCGCGTGGCCCGATCGCTGGTCCGACACTTCTCGGCACTCGGCCCCGTTGCACCCGCGGACGGTCGGGTCTTACAGGCGATGCATCGCCTGCTGCGAGATTTCACGCTCAACACTCCGGTGCGTGAATTCGCGGAAGAGGCCGGTCTGTCGGAGAGCCGGCTGAGCCACCTATTTCGCACCCACGTCGGCGTGCCCCTACGCACCTACCGGCGCTGGCTGCGGTTGCGGGCCGGTGTCCTCTTTGGGCTCTCGGGATGGGATCTGGCTGCAGCCGCCAACGAGGCCGGCTTTTCCGATCAGGCCGACTTCTCCCGCGCCTGCCGTGAAGCCTTCGGTGTTGCACCGTCGGTCATCGTCCAGGCCCCGACTTCGCTCTGGGTCGGAGAGACGCCGGCGGGCCGCGGGCTCATGCCTGACCTGACTGCCGGATCGATCAAGTCGGTGACCCGGAAAGGCAAACGCCCATAG
- a CDS encoding nucleotide-binding protein, giving the protein MRVVVIMALAIVALGCTADATEPRPATQSAGFERIAGTVLETHDASNYTYVRFRTADGEAWAAVPQARLEVGAQVVIANPQAMPNFESESLGRSFETIYFGTLENSPAVSPKAPTGNAPIAIDKPVGKTARTIAELYADSGELSGKVVTLRGQVVKFSSGIMGRNWIHLQDGSGDETAGTHDITVTTSDATAVGEIVSVQGTVAVDKNFGAGYRYAVIVEEATVK; this is encoded by the coding sequence ATGCGTGTCGTGGTGATAATGGCTCTTGCGATCGTCGCGCTGGGATGCACGGCCGATGCGACCGAACCCCGGCCCGCCACCCAGTCAGCCGGCTTCGAACGGATCGCCGGGACGGTTCTCGAGACCCACGACGCTTCGAACTACACCTACGTGCGTTTCCGGACCGCCGACGGTGAGGCGTGGGCCGCCGTACCCCAGGCCCGTCTCGAGGTTGGAGCGCAGGTCGTCATCGCCAATCCCCAGGCGATGCCGAATTTCGAAAGCGAGAGTCTCGGACGGAGCTTCGAGACGATCTACTTCGGGACCCTCGAGAACTCCCCCGCGGTGTCGCCGAAGGCGCCGACCGGCAACGCGCCGATCGCGATCGACAAGCCGGTCGGGAAGACGGCGCGAACCATCGCCGAACTCTACGCCGACAGCGGCGAGCTCTCCGGGAAAGTCGTGACGTTGCGGGGCCAGGTCGTGAAGTTCAGCTCGGGCATCATGGGCCGGAACTGGATCCATCTTCAGGACGGCAGCGGCGACGAGACTGCCGGAACCCACGACATCACCGTGACGACGTCCGACGCGACAGCGGTCGGAGAGATCGTCTCCGTTCAAGGGACCGTCGCCGTCGACAAGAACTTCGGCGCCGGCTATCGCTATGCGGTCATCGTGGAAGAGGCGACGGTTAAGTAA
- a CDS encoding redoxin domain-containing protein: MSDHNRILNIALVVMVVALVVISGLLIHQNRQLRAMLESQYNAELEEIPRLEVGDVVEGFTLPALDGAQTNLDYTDRETLLLFFSPDCPACKTNFANWQAIEDSDLGDNRRVVFISTVDEERTRQYVADKNLRSEVLVGSPSVLDRYKVARIPTTVQVGPGGVVNGVWIGVLSEAVVAEL, translated from the coding sequence ATGTCGGACCACAACCGGATTCTCAACATCGCGCTAGTCGTGATGGTCGTCGCCCTGGTGGTGATCTCGGGGCTGTTGATCCATCAGAATCGACAGCTTAGAGCGATGCTGGAATCCCAGTACAACGCTGAACTGGAAGAGATACCGCGACTCGAAGTCGGAGATGTGGTGGAAGGGTTCACTCTGCCCGCGCTGGACGGTGCCCAGACCAATCTCGATTACACCGACCGGGAAACCCTGTTGCTGTTTTTCTCCCCCGATTGCCCCGCCTGCAAGACCAACTTCGCCAACTGGCAGGCGATCGAAGACTCCGACCTCGGAGACAACCGACGCGTGGTCTTCATCTCGACGGTCGACGAAGAACGAACGCGTCAGTACGTGGCGGACAAGAACTTGCGCAGCGAGGTGCTCGTCGGTAGCCCGAGCGTCCTCGATCGCTACAAGGTGGCCCGCATCCCGACGACCGTGCAGGTCGGCCCGGGCGGCGTCGTGAACGGTGTCTGGATCGGCGTGCTCTCGGAGGCCGTCGTCGCAGAACTCTGA
- a CDS encoding Rrf2 family transcriptional regulator, with protein sequence MRSLSKKTRYAFHGLAYIAAFSRGKPIPFDEILAYLRAYSQKLTLSPGYIAKIFQDVARAGFTQAASGPGGGYLLAREPETVCMVDIIEALEGPLVSQCCLLSVGDCPRQSRCGVRSVIREAEMAQYRVFEGETLATLAAKVEFPEPSVIQALRERDKPTR encoded by the coding sequence ATGAGATCACTCTCGAAGAAGACCCGGTACGCGTTTCACGGTCTGGCCTATATTGCTGCGTTCTCAAGGGGTAAGCCGATTCCGTTTGACGAGATCCTGGCCTACCTGCGGGCCTACTCGCAGAAGCTGACGCTTTCTCCGGGATACATCGCCAAGATCTTCCAGGACGTCGCGCGGGCCGGCTTCACCCAGGCTGCTTCGGGTCCGGGTGGGGGATACCTGCTTGCCCGCGAACCCGAGACCGTTTGCATGGTCGACATCATTGAAGCGCTTGAAGGGCCTCTCGTTTCCCAGTGCTGCCTGCTCTCGGTGGGGGATTGCCCTCGCCAGTCGCGATGCGGCGTGCGTTCCGTCATTCGTGAAGCCGAGATGGCGCAGTACCGCGTTTTCGAGGGCGAAACGTTGGCGACACTCGCGGCCAAAGTGGAGTTCCCGGAACCGTCGGTGATCCAGGCTCTGCGAGAACGAGACAAACCCACCCGCTAG
- a CDS encoding radical SAM protein translates to MLYEGTIYRPPSEADALILQATVGCSWNACTYCDMYRAKDFRVRPLAESLEHLDQVAAQAGVDITKIFVADGDALAMDLGHWLPILERCRASFPRLRRVSCYATARNILEKSPEEMTRLRDAGLSLLYVGPESGDDVTMKRIAKGATHDQHVEAARSAHDAGMRLSTIFLLGAGGVERSVPHAQESARLAGAMDPRFVSLLTLTVVPGTPIAELERRGKFVLPGLEGLLEELYAFIDIARPTDAIFRTNHASNYLPLSGRLPRDRERLLAVLDGAREGAVPLRPEWLRGL, encoded by the coding sequence GTGCTGTACGAGGGGACCATCTATCGCCCGCCCAGTGAAGCGGATGCGTTGATCCTGCAGGCAACCGTCGGTTGTTCGTGGAACGCCTGTACCTACTGCGACATGTATCGCGCCAAGGACTTCCGCGTTCGCCCTCTCGCGGAGTCGCTGGAGCATCTGGACCAGGTTGCCGCCCAGGCTGGCGTCGACATCACAAAGATCTTCGTCGCGGACGGCGATGCGCTGGCGATGGATCTGGGTCACTGGCTTCCGATCCTCGAACGCTGTCGCGCCTCGTTTCCCAGATTGCGCCGGGTGTCGTGTTACGCCACGGCCCGCAACATCCTCGAGAAGTCGCCGGAAGAGATGACGCGACTAAGGGATGCGGGGCTCTCGTTGCTCTACGTGGGGCCGGAGTCGGGGGACGACGTCACCATGAAGCGGATTGCCAAGGGTGCCACTCACGACCAGCATGTCGAGGCCGCGCGATCTGCCCACGACGCCGGAATGCGGCTGTCGACGATCTTCTTGCTTGGCGCAGGCGGAGTCGAACGGTCCGTACCGCACGCGCAGGAGTCGGCACGTCTCGCCGGCGCCATGGACCCTCGGTTTGTCTCGTTGTTGACGCTCACCGTGGTCCCCGGCACCCCGATCGCTGAGCTTGAGCGTCGGGGCAAGTTCGTCCTGCCTGGTCTCGAGGGTCTGTTGGAGGAGTTGTACGCCTTCATCGATATTGCGCGACCGACCGACGCAATCTTTCGTACCAACCACGCCTCGAACTACCTGCCGTTGTCGGGTCGCCTGCCGAGAGACCGTGAGCGTCTGTTGGCAGTCCTCGATGGTGCACGGGAGGGGGCCGTGCCCCTACGACCGGAATGGTTGCGCGGACTGTAG
- a CDS encoding TlpA family protein disulfide reductase has product MAVSNGLAASRLGPPELIERHEIVRLSYATEYRVQLVRDGSRPRYVFLKDPEAEPTGPDRYALVQLAGVRRVLLLRPIEDGGWSAAIDLNADGVLDEDEWRELRDQGERLRVEGRATSKGARGKGLPFRFEIDLREDGGLRDQGDLFRRVRRTGSVRIAGRPLRIQLTTAGSGFGGVDVRLDVIGEEPSVVVEGATLWVDGRAYGFVSNWRGDRLRFRERSLDPGVVPPLLVGDVVPGFTATTRSGQSFEFLDTRGEWTLIYFWGTWCKPCVDDVAGWVGLAEAYRDDGFRIVSINVGDEPGVLDRYLATHGIDWIVIPGGRDGALTGMFRVRQFPTSLLVGPDGRVVAQRVGPAEALAILAERLPGYPDCRR; this is encoded by the coding sequence GTGGCCGTGTCGAACGGTCTGGCCGCCTCCCGTCTCGGGCCGCCCGAGTTGATCGAGCGTCACGAGATCGTCAGGCTCTCGTACGCGACCGAGTATCGGGTTCAGTTGGTAAGAGACGGCAGCCGTCCACGCTACGTGTTCCTAAAAGATCCGGAGGCTGAGCCGACAGGGCCGGACCGTTACGCGCTCGTTCAGCTCGCCGGTGTGCGTCGTGTCCTGCTACTGCGCCCCATTGAAGACGGCGGCTGGTCTGCGGCGATCGATCTGAACGCCGATGGTGTTCTCGACGAGGACGAGTGGAGGGAACTCCGAGATCAGGGTGAGAGGCTGAGGGTCGAAGGGCGTGCCACGTCAAAGGGAGCCCGCGGAAAGGGACTCCCGTTCCGGTTCGAGATCGATCTGCGGGAAGACGGGGGCCTGCGCGATCAGGGGGACCTGTTCCGTCGGGTCCGACGAACCGGTTCGGTCCGGATCGCCGGTCGGCCGCTGCGGATCCAACTGACGACGGCAGGTAGCGGCTTCGGTGGCGTGGACGTCCGGCTGGACGTCATCGGTGAGGAACCCTCGGTGGTCGTAGAGGGGGCGACACTCTGGGTCGATGGCCGGGCCTACGGGTTCGTCTCCAACTGGCGTGGGGACCGGCTTCGTTTTCGCGAGCGTTCTCTGGATCCTGGCGTCGTGCCGCCGCTCCTGGTGGGAGACGTGGTCCCGGGTTTCACGGCAACGACACGGTCCGGCCAGTCGTTCGAGTTCCTCGACACCCGAGGGGAGTGGACCCTCATCTACTTCTGGGGAACCTGGTGCAAGCCCTGCGTCGACGACGTCGCGGGTTGGGTCGGGTTGGCCGAGGCCTACCGGGACGACGGCTTCCGTATCGTCTCGATTAACGTCGGCGACGAACCGGGCGTGCTGGATCGCTACCTCGCCACCCACGGCATCGACTGGATCGTGATCCCCGGCGGGCGCGATGGGGCGCTGACCGGGATGTTCCGTGTCCGGCAGTTCCCCACGAGCCTGCTCGTGGGGCCCGACGGCCGCGTTGTGGCCCAACGGGTCGGACCCGCAGAGGCCCTGGCGATTCTTGCGGAGCGCCTTCCGGGCTATCCGGATTGTCGGCGTTGA
- a CDS encoding cytochrome c3 family protein, whose product MKKNTPLLIVILGGLLLMFPFNAAAQSYFGAEACANCHITQHNEWIVSGHPWKLVSSEVAQNRAVPLPQPPLPPGVSGLTWDDVSYIIGGYKWKVRYIDNDGYIITSVDTDGDGLADTPGMNQYNMLTGEWSDYHPGEEFKPYNCGTCHTTGWVPDTDWETDGDLSDNQDGLPGMHGTFAFGGVQCEACHGPGAHFSGEYQGIDDSAAACGSCHFRGDTATIPAKGGFIRHHEQYNEQLASPHAELKCVSCHNPHKKAEYSIVTSCEDCHSGIADSYALTEMGEFGVECQDCHMPFATKSAQALGPYKGDIRTHLFRINTDADANLFTEDGGLVLLDEMGQAGVTLDFACLSCHQGENLLWAEDYAKNFHEMEEPDEVCLCHIPRGNPRNRHDICVDPDDVAAHLNHGDVLDECANVEVVDRFRRRTSN is encoded by the coding sequence ATGAAGAAGAACACGCCCTTACTCATCGTCATATTGGGTGGTCTACTCCTGATGTTTCCATTCAATGCTGCCGCACAGAGCTACTTCGGCGCAGAAGCCTGTGCGAACTGCCATATCACCCAGCACAACGAGTGGATCGTCTCCGGTCATCCCTGGAAGCTCGTTTCGTCTGAGGTCGCTCAGAACCGTGCGGTCCCTCTTCCGCAGCCACCCCTGCCGCCGGGCGTGTCGGGTCTGACGTGGGACGACGTGAGTTACATCATCGGCGGCTACAAATGGAAGGTCCGCTACATCGACAACGACGGCTACATCATCACCTCGGTGGATACCGACGGCGATGGATTGGCCGACACCCCCGGCATGAACCAGTACAACATGCTGACGGGGGAGTGGTCCGACTACCATCCCGGGGAAGAGTTCAAGCCGTACAACTGTGGGACCTGTCACACAACCGGTTGGGTGCCCGACACCGACTGGGAGACCGACGGCGATCTTTCGGACAACCAGGACGGTCTTCCCGGAATGCACGGCACCTTCGCGTTCGGCGGCGTGCAGTGTGAAGCCTGTCATGGCCCCGGCGCGCACTTCTCCGGCGAGTACCAGGGCATCGACGACTCAGCGGCTGCCTGCGGGAGCTGTCACTTCCGTGGCGACACGGCGACGATCCCGGCAAAGGGTGGGTTCATCCGTCACCACGAGCAGTACAACGAGCAACTGGCCAGCCCTCATGCGGAACTGAAGTGTGTCAGCTGTCACAACCCGCACAAGAAGGCCGAGTACTCGATCGTGACCTCCTGCGAGGATTGCCACTCCGGTATCGCCGACTCCTACGCCCTGACCGAAATGGGCGAATTCGGCGTCGAATGCCAGGACTGTCACATGCCGTTCGCCACCAAGTCCGCCCAGGCACTGGGCCCCTACAAGGGCGACATACGGACCCACCTGTTCCGCATCAATACCGATGCGGATGCGAACCTCTTCACCGAGGATGGTGGTTTGGTGCTCCTGGACGAGATGGGTCAGGCCGGAGTCACGCTGGACTTCGCCTGCCTGAGTTGTCACCAGGGCGAGAACCTGCTCTGGGCGGAAGACTACGCCAAGAACTTCCACGAGATGGAGGAGCCCGACGAAGTTTGCCTCTGTCATATTCCGCGGGGTAACCCGAGGAATCGACACGACATCTGTGTCGATCCCGATGATGTCGCCGCGCACTTGAACCACGGCGACGTGCTGGACGAATGTGCGAACGTTGAGGTAGTGGACAGATTCCGGAGGAGAACTTCAAACTAG
- a CDS encoding MopE-related protein, whose product MRTTHLACLSLCVLACLVLGVSDTQANPRYKNDAGDPGSSCSACHGDFTGGTSPTGAMFPGDDKHQMHRSSSYMNADCNVCHTGGDGRNPFIGSSDGTGANTGYGCVGCHGRLEDAGNDSISAGLGAGLRQHHTQAGISSCVNCHADANPMAYTPVGEHVLPPYYDTADTDASMPCNPDATANVNENWSVGDFLGLDNDGDLLYDGVDDDCQMAVECLDDDNDGFAVCDGSCELAMGDQCGDCDDSEATANPDGVEGPFGDATCSDAIDNDCDELTDTMDTDCDAIVVFCADDDVDGYVVCDGECEVPSGSECGDCDDSNGAVNPAATEGPADDATCNDGFDNDCDGTTDTADTDCEPVVVVCPDLDEDGYAVCDAGCEVASGAQCGDCDDSNGAVNPAGTEGPFGNASCSDGFDNDCDGTTDTADTDCEQVVVVCPDLDEDGYAVCDAGCEVASGAQCGDCDDTNGAVNPAGTEGPVTDPTCDDGFDNDCDGTTDDADMDCDAVVVFCPDVDADGYAVCDAGCELAVDSQCGDCDDADGTVNPDGVEGPFGDSTCSDVLDNDCDGSVDSADGDCDAVVVFCPDDDADGYAVCDGSCELEMGDQCGDCDDADGTVNPDGVEGPFGDATCSDVLDNDCDGSVDSADGDCDAVVVFCPDDDADGYAVCEMGCELASGSQCGDCDDTEAAVNPAATEGPPSDPSCTDDLDNDCDGMTDLGDADCEQTMVFCVDEDLDGYAICDDTCYLPVDTLCGDCDDSDSFVNPGAAEGPFMDPTCDDELDNDCDGFVDLDETVCTEPTLSDYDIVFFRCSHQAKVGKRVSLRITIENQLDTDPGAELTVYGTRSDGTNIPIVMGLEIFDRTDHGPLGIGGRTARASKAQRGSRSPNPASGRSRPRFTYTATADDIGWVTWMAEILDGTPGAEDEAEDTASCVTRIRKDPSNHGDDDDDDGHDDDRDESEDDDE is encoded by the coding sequence ATGAGAACTACCCATCTGGCCTGTTTATCGTTGTGCGTTCTGGCCTGCCTGGTCCTTGGTGTAAGCGACACCCAGGCTAATCCCAGATACAAGAACGACGCAGGAGATCCAGGCTCCAGCTGTTCCGCGTGCCATGGCGATTTCACCGGCGGCACGTCTCCTACGGGCGCCATGTTTCCCGGAGACGACAAACATCAGATGCACCGCTCGTCCAGCTACATGAATGCCGATTGCAACGTCTGTCACACCGGCGGCGATGGCAGGAATCCGTTCATCGGCTCCTCCGACGGCACCGGAGCGAATACCGGATATGGCTGCGTCGGTTGCCATGGTCGGCTGGAAGATGCCGGCAACGACTCGATCTCGGCGGGATTGGGGGCGGGGCTGCGTCAGCACCACACCCAGGCGGGAATCAGTTCCTGCGTCAACTGCCACGCCGACGCCAATCCGATGGCGTACACGCCGGTCGGCGAGCACGTCTTGCCGCCGTACTACGACACCGCAGACACAGACGCCTCGATGCCTTGTAACCCGGACGCCACCGCGAACGTGAACGAAAACTGGTCGGTGGGTGACTTCCTCGGACTCGACAACGACGGGGATCTTCTCTACGACGGTGTGGACGACGATTGCCAGATGGCCGTCGAGTGCCTGGACGACGACAACGACGGATTCGCCGTGTGCGACGGCTCCTGCGAGCTGGCGATGGGTGACCAGTGCGGCGATTGTGACGACAGCGAGGCGACGGCCAACCCGGATGGCGTCGAGGGACCGTTCGGCGATGCCACCTGCAGCGATGCGATCGACAACGATTGCGACGAGCTGACCGACACGATGGATACCGACTGCGACGCGATCGTTGTGTTCTGCGCCGACGATGACGTCGACGGTTATGTCGTTTGCGACGGCGAATGCGAGGTTCCGAGCGGTTCCGAATGCGGCGACTGCGACGACAGCAACGGCGCCGTCAACCCCGCAGCCACCGAGGGGCCGGCCGACGACGCCACCTGCAACGACGGTTTCGACAATGACTGTGACGGGACGACCGACACCGCAGACACCGACTGCGAGCCGGTGGTGGTCGTCTGCCCCGACCTCGACGAGGACGGCTACGCGGTCTGCGACGCGGGCTGCGAAGTTGCTTCCGGTGCCCAGTGCGGCGACTGCGACGACAGCAACGGTGCCGTCAACCCTGCCGGCACCGAGGGACCCTTCGGCAATGCCAGCTGTAGCGACGGTTTCGACAACGACTGTGACGGGACGACCGACACGGCAGACACCGACTGCGAGCAGGTCGTGGTCGTCTGCCCCGACCTCGACGAGGACGGCTACGCGGTCTGCGACGCCGGCTGCGAAGTGGCTTCGGGTGCGCAGTGCGGCGACTGCGACGACACCAACGGCGCCGTCAACCCTGCCGGTACCGAGGGACCCGTCACGGATCCTACCTGCGACGACGGTTTCGACAACGACTGCGACGGAACGACCGACGACGCGGACATGGACTGCGACGCCGTCGTCGTCTTCTGTCCTGATGTCGATGCCGACGGATATGCCGTCTGCGACGCCGGCTGTGAGCTGGCGGTGGACTCCCAGTGTGGCGACTGCGACGACGCCGATGGAACGGTCAACCCCGACGGGGTCGAGGGTCCGTTCGGTGACTCCACCTGTAGTGACGTGCTCGACAACGACTGCGACGGATCGGTCGACTCCGCGGACGGAGACTGCGATGCCGTGGTCGTCTTCTGCCCCGACGACGACGCCGACGGGTATGCGGTCTGCGATGGGTCGTGTGAGTTGGAAATGGGAGATCAGTGCGGCGACTGCGACGATGCCGATGGAACGGTCAACCCCGATGGGGTCGAGGGTCCGTTCGGCGACGCCACCTGTAGTGATGTGCTCGACAACGACTGCGACGGCTCGGTCGACTCCGCGGATGGAGACTGCGATGCCGTGGTCGTCTTCTGCCCCGACGACGACGCCGACGGGTACGCCGTCTGCGAGATGGGCTGTGAACTGGCGTCCGGCAGCCAGTGCGGAGATTGCGACGACACCGAAGCCGCAGTGAATCCCGCTGCCACGGAAGGACCGCCGAGCGATCCGAGCTGCACCGACGATCTCGACAACGACTGCGACGGCATGACCGATCTCGGAGATGCGGACTGCGAGCAGACGATGGTCTTCTGCGTGGACGAAGATCTGGACGGGTACGCCATCTGCGACGACACCTGCTATCTACCGGTCGATACCCTGTGCGGAGACTGTGACGATTCCGATTCGTTCGTCAATCCGGGCGCGGCCGAAGGGCCGTTCATGGATCCCACTTGCGACGACGAACTCGACAACGACTGCGACGGGTTTGTGGATCTGGACGAGACCGTCTGCACGGAGCCGACGCTCTCCGACTATGACATCGTGTTCTTCCGCTGCTCCCATCAGGCCAAGGTCGGAAAGCGAGTCTCTCTACGGATCACCATCGAGAATCAACTGGACACCGACCCGGGCGCGGAACTCACGGTCTATGGCACACGCTCGGATGGGACGAACATACCGATCGTCATGGGGTTGGAGATCTTCGACCGCACGGATCACGGGCCGCTGGGGATCGGTGGAAGAACGGCTCGAGCCTCCAAGGCGCAACGGGGTTCAAGATCCCCGAACCCGGCCAGCGGTCGCTCGCGGCCGAGATTCACCTACACGGCCACGGCCGACGATATTGGGTGGGTCACATGGATGGCCGAAATACTGGACGGAACCCCCGGCGCCGAGGACGAAGCCGAGGATACGGCCAGTTGTGTCACGAGGATCCGTAAGGACCCCTCCAATCACGGCGACGACGATGACGATGACGGTCATGATGACGATCGCGACGAGAGTGAAGACGACGACGAATAG
- a CDS encoding cupin domain-containing protein: protein MSHDSGHAVKKASDVDATVVGAGTATTTQTLLGAADGAPHFAMRRFSMGDGGGMPLHTNTVEHEQYVLRGRARVTIGTESFEVSEGTVVFIPAGVPHDYTVLDAPFEFLCMVPNLPDNIQIVER, encoded by the coding sequence ATGAGTCACGATAGCGGTCACGCAGTCAAGAAAGCCTCCGACGTCGACGCAACTGTCGTCGGTGCGGGAACGGCTACGACCACCCAGACGTTGCTGGGCGCCGCCGACGGCGCGCCCCATTTCGCGATGCGACGGTTCAGCATGGGGGACGGCGGCGGGATGCCGCTCCACACCAACACCGTGGAACACGAGCAGTACGTGCTTCGCGGTCGCGCCCGCGTCACGATCGGTACGGAGTCGTTCGAGGTGTCGGAGGGTACGGTCGTGTTTATCCCCGCGGGTGTTCCTCACGACTACACCGTGCTTGACGCACCCTTCGAATTCCTCTGCATGGTTCCCAATCTCCCGGACAACATTCAGATCGTGGAGCGCTGA
- a CDS encoding N-formylglutamate amidohydrolase: protein MTSLPLTSIPGLTEVTWQQGASNGPVLVLELPHGATTENEYRVVAEGLKSRLPENLIDFFHVNTDFGTPECAEQIAAFVGRTDPSISVLILRCRLPRTLVDCNRTLEEQTDGMTEAIPVYVDDSEDRRRLSDLHRQYLEQADLAYELAGRRGVAINLHSYAPRSVGINVVDGGIVQALHKAYEPEVYEGWPRRPDIELISSDVHGRSLLSESWLTALRQAYRSAGIPLAENETYHLHDGTLAARYAEDYPGRVLCVEFNRQRLARDYRPFVELETSTDAVTRYVEPLALATLSELASLRG, encoded by the coding sequence ATGACTTCACTCCCGCTTACCTCGATCCCCGGCCTGACCGAGGTCACCTGGCAGCAAGGTGCATCGAACGGACCGGTCCTCGTCCTGGAGTTGCCCCATGGGGCGACGACGGAGAACGAGTACCGCGTTGTCGCCGAGGGGCTGAAGTCCCGGCTCCCCGAGAATCTGATCGATTTCTTCCACGTCAACACGGATTTCGGAACCCCGGAATGCGCGGAGCAGATCGCTGCATTCGTGGGAAGGACCGATCCGTCGATCTCCGTCCTTATTCTGCGATGCCGGCTCCCCCGCACACTCGTCGACTGCAATCGGACGCTGGAGGAGCAGACCGACGGCATGACCGAGGCGATTCCCGTTTATGTGGACGACTCCGAGGATCGCCGGAGGCTGTCCGACCTGCATCGACAGTATCTGGAGCAGGCCGATCTGGCGTATGAACTCGCCGGTCGGCGCGGCGTCGCCATCAACCTTCACAGTTATGCCCCGCGTTCGGTGGGGATCAACGTCGTGGACGGCGGGATCGTCCAGGCGCTACACAAGGCCTACGAGCCGGAGGTCTACGAGGGCTGGCCGCGTCGGCCGGACATCGAGTTGATCTCGTCGGACGTACACGGACGGTCGCTCCTCAGCGAATCGTGGCTAACGGCCCTCCGACAGGCGTACCGCTCTGCGGGCATCCCGCTGGCGGAGAACGAGACCTATCATCTGCACGACGGAACGCTGGCAGCCAGGTACGCCGAGGACTACCCGGGGCGGGTGCTGTGCGTCGAGTTCAATCGTCAGCGATTGGCGAGGGACTATCGACCGTTCGTCGAGCTCGAGACATCGACCGACGCAGTCACGCGCTACGTCGAACCCCTGGCGCTGGCGACGCTCTCGGAGCTGGCGTCGCTTAGAGGTTGA